A genomic segment from Epinephelus fuscoguttatus linkage group LG17, E.fuscoguttatus.final_Chr_v1 encodes:
- the LOC125904454 gene encoding major histocompatibility complex class I-related gene protein-like produces MKPLFLLLLLCHISSPVKHTLKFFFTASSGVPNIPELVSAAVVDEHLAAYCDTNKKIVEPKQDWMKKLLENNPRHLEWYTQECFKIQPNQFKAKMESLKQRFNHNGGDHILQRMYGCEWDDETGEENAFNQYGYNGEDYISLDVNTYTWIAPKPRAVVTKLIWDAEKARTKCNQMYLTQICPEFLKMYVAFAKSFLLKTGRIT; encoded by the exons ATGAAGCCgttatttttgctgctgctcctctgtcaCATTTCATCTCCAG TGAAACACACCCTGAAGTTTTTCTTCACTGCATCTTCTGGAGTCCCAAACATCCCAGAGCTTGTGTCTGCTGCAGTGGTTGATGAACATCTGGCAGCTTATTGTGACACCAACAAAAAGATAGTCGAACCAAAACAGGATTGGATGAAAAAATTATTGGAAAACAATCCTCGGCACCTGGAATGGTACACTCAAGAGTGTTTTAAGATTCAGCCTAATCAGTTCAAAGCCAAGATGGAGAGCTTGAAGCAGCGCTTCAACCACAATGGAG GTGACCACATTTTACAGAGGATGTATGGCTGTGAGTGGGACGATGAGACTGGAGAGGAAAATGCTTTTAATCAATACGGTTACAATGGAGAAGACTACATATCATTGGAcgtaaacacatacacatggatTGCTCCAAAACCACGGGCTGTTGTCACCAAACTGATCTGGGATGCTGAGAAAGCTAGGACAAAATGCAATCAGATGTACCTTACGCAGATTTGTCCTGAGTTCCTCAAGATGTATGTGGCCTTTGCCAAGAGCTTTCTGCTGAAAACAGGTAGGATCACATGA